In a single window of the Bradyrhizobium erythrophlei genome:
- a CDS encoding ABC transporter substrate-binding protein produces MVMRTIGAVALGWLMLADGAQAQEKIKVGVTATLEGTYTVLGEDGIRGLQTALKKYGTKVGGKELEFIIASTDATPDSAVRAARKLIEQDKVQLMISPLSGDEGIAVKNFAKTHPEITFINGGSGAQETTYVDPAPNFYRFNMDGAQWQAGLGNYIYKTKGYKKIATVGEDYSFVYTQVFGLVLEYCAAGGQVTNRQWVPLGTKDFASVIAAMPDDVDAIYLGLGGGDAVNFLNQYQQAGGKAHLIGGSIMVDQTILSAKGNAKNALIGTVAASGQGDTWDAPSWQAFVKAYQDAFPPEKRFPSPSLLATNYYGATQALMEALAKVNGDLSDGQRKLREVLNTLVIQAPNGEIKLDNNRQAIGTNFVTEVVDDGKGNLVSKVVAVVPNVNQTLGYDPAVFAKIGLPSRTVPECKKY; encoded by the coding sequence ATGGTCATGCGGACTATCGGCGCCGTCGCGCTGGGCTGGCTTATGCTGGCGGACGGCGCACAGGCTCAGGAAAAGATCAAGGTCGGCGTCACGGCGACCCTGGAAGGCACCTACACGGTACTCGGCGAAGACGGCATCCGCGGCCTGCAGACCGCCTTGAAGAAATACGGCACCAAGGTTGGCGGCAAGGAACTGGAATTCATCATCGCCTCGACCGACGCCACGCCCGACTCGGCGGTGCGCGCCGCACGCAAGCTGATCGAACAGGACAAGGTCCAGCTGATGATCTCGCCGCTGTCCGGCGACGAAGGCATCGCGGTCAAGAATTTCGCCAAGACGCATCCCGAGATCACGTTCATCAACGGCGGCTCGGGTGCCCAGGAAACGACTTACGTCGATCCGGCCCCCAACTTCTACCGTTTCAACATGGACGGCGCGCAGTGGCAGGCGGGCCTCGGAAACTACATCTACAAGACCAAGGGCTATAAGAAGATCGCCACGGTCGGTGAGGACTATTCCTTCGTCTACACCCAGGTTTTCGGCCTCGTGCTTGAATACTGCGCCGCCGGCGGCCAGGTCACCAATCGCCAGTGGGTGCCGCTTGGCACCAAGGATTTCGCCTCGGTCATCGCCGCGATGCCTGACGACGTGGACGCGATCTATCTCGGCCTGGGCGGCGGCGACGCCGTCAACTTCCTCAACCAGTATCAGCAGGCGGGCGGCAAGGCGCATCTGATCGGCGGCTCGATCATGGTCGACCAGACGATCCTTTCGGCCAAGGGCAACGCCAAGAACGCATTGATCGGCACGGTGGCGGCCAGCGGCCAGGGCGATACGTGGGATGCACCGAGCTGGCAGGCTTTCGTGAAGGCCTATCAGGACGCGTTCCCGCCGGAGAAGCGCTTTCCGAGTCCGTCCCTGCTCGCGACCAATTATTATGGCGCCACGCAGGCCTTGATGGAGGCGCTCGCAAAGGTCAATGGCGACCTCAGCGACGGCCAGAGGAAACTCCGCGAAGTGCTCAACACGCTGGTGATCCAGGCGCCCAACGGCGAAATCAAGCTCGACAACAATCGCCAGGCGATCGGCACGAATTTCGTGACCGAGGTCGTCGATGACGGCAAGGGCAATTTGGTCAGCAAGGTTGTCGCGGTCGTGCCGAACGTCAACCAGACGCTGGGCTACGATCCGGCGGTCTTCGCCAAGATCGGTTTGCCAAGCCGCACTGTTCCGGAGTGCAAGAAGTACTGA
- a CDS encoding Crp/Fnr family transcriptional regulator codes for MHAIDPDPRSNKLLAELPPQDLQFLIPHFVTMKFAQGTVLCEPGVDVDHVYFPMSGAVSLLAVMRDGKAIETGTVGCEGVVGPMCGIGPSKWQVRVIAQLPMFARKIASTEFRKAVSSSKVIADLCLRSNEGLLTQARIGAACNALHRFEARFCRWLLQTRDRAESDTIMLTHEFLAQMLGVRRTTVTETSIKIEAAGAIVCSRGLIKIIDLEAVKALSCECYETLRGQTQTSVPQPCLSVAG; via the coding sequence GTGCATGCAATCGATCCGGACCCGCGCAGCAATAAGTTGCTGGCGGAACTTCCGCCTCAAGACCTCCAGTTTCTCATTCCACATTTCGTAACAATGAAATTCGCTCAAGGTACCGTCCTTTGCGAGCCGGGCGTCGATGTCGATCACGTCTATTTCCCGATGTCCGGCGCGGTCTCGCTGTTGGCCGTCATGCGCGATGGCAAGGCCATCGAGACCGGCACCGTGGGGTGCGAAGGCGTCGTCGGCCCTATGTGCGGAATTGGCCCCAGTAAATGGCAGGTGAGAGTCATCGCCCAACTGCCGATGTTCGCCAGAAAGATCGCCTCAACCGAATTTAGGAAGGCAGTCTCCTCCAGCAAAGTGATTGCCGATCTCTGTCTACGCAGTAACGAAGGTCTGCTCACACAAGCGCGGATCGGAGCGGCGTGTAATGCGCTGCATCGGTTCGAGGCGAGGTTCTGCCGGTGGCTGTTGCAAACCCGTGACCGAGCCGAGAGCGACACGATCATGCTCACGCACGAATTTCTCGCTCAGATGCTCGGGGTTCGCCGCACGACGGTCACGGAGACGTCCATTAAAATAGAGGCGGCTGGTGCAATCGTTTGTTCGCGTGGCCTGATCAAGATCATCGATCTCGAAGCGGTCAAAGCCTTGTCCTGCGAATGCTATGAGACCTTGCGGGGGCAGACCCAAACGTCGGTACCGCAGCCGTGCTTAAGTGTGGCAGGGTGA
- a CDS encoding integration host factor subunit alpha: MGGRAMPKTSEAVTRVDLYEAVYQKVGLSRTESSAFVELVLQEITDCLEKGETVKLSSFGSFMVREKGGRLGRNPKTGIEVPISPRRVVVFKPSAIMKQQINSQPPGSGAVAGAETRSSLAGG; encoded by the coding sequence ATGGGGGGCCGTGCGATGCCAAAAACTAGCGAGGCGGTCACACGCGTCGATCTGTACGAGGCGGTCTACCAGAAGGTAGGACTGTCCCGAACTGAATCATCCGCTTTTGTTGAACTGGTCTTGCAAGAGATCACCGACTGCCTGGAGAAGGGCGAGACGGTGAAGCTGTCTTCGTTCGGGTCATTCATGGTACGCGAAAAAGGCGGACGTCTCGGGCGCAATCCCAAGACCGGCATCGAGGTGCCGATCTCTCCGCGACGCGTGGTGGTGTTCAAGCCCTCGGCTATCATGAAACAGCAGATCAACAGCCAGCCACCCGGTAGCGGCGCGGTCGCGGGCGCGGAAACCCGGTCGTCCTTGGCGGGCGGCTGA
- a CDS encoding GrlR family regulatory protein, which yields MQGEGTGVIELNDGKVAGGDTGLAYTGSYVVDGDKFTAFIATERHTPGQPSVFGIGIDDVNLTLTGKSTPTTASCTGTAKQAPGLAFEATLVRIANQPRALPSAPTRPRSPAAVIINPSQIARDARSKK from the coding sequence ATGCAGGGTGAAGGAACCGGCGTTATTGAGCTCAACGACGGGAAAGTGGCCGGCGGAGACACCGGGCTCGCCTACACCGGGTCATACGTTGTAGACGGAGATAAATTCACAGCTTTCATTGCCACGGAGCGGCACACGCCGGGGCAACCATCCGTTTTCGGCATCGGCATCGATGACGTCAATTTGACGCTGACCGGGAAATCCACCCCGACGACGGCATCATGCACTGGAACTGCCAAACAAGCGCCGGGCCTGGCCTTCGAGGCCACCCTTGTTCGTATAGCAAATCAGCCGAGGGCGCTCCCCAGCGCGCCGACGCGCCCGCGTTCACCGGCCGCCGTGATCATCAACCCATCCCAGATCGCGCGCGACGCCCGCTCAAAAAAGTAA